Proteins from a genomic interval of Diceros bicornis minor isolate mBicDic1 chromosome 34, mDicBic1.mat.cur, whole genome shotgun sequence:
- the LOC131396781 gene encoding WD repeat-containing protein 87-like has protein sequence MSVKSWNNTRMSSSPRLIPKWEDLKLLINNIQKDIKADGKPKNDVVVLSDWPETLYQEPHHPQSKPFICFYSMNVNYFVSLNWVEPSSKQMQAVLWVQKKDGEMEGKIQKMKFHVMDQVPPIKAMVHTGSYHMLIAYCGDMRLWLFEDHHRAFTSLGTVPCRFSISCLCYDSETEMLLSGTLGAVVTWFILPNGQGLQMAQTVPMPGRELVQGFSLNGPQGSLLALCENKVRVFTHQGQGWLEEVKKFTPVASGSSITCSFTCVSQGYFYAGNRDGEIHAWGLDRGNFLHSFQAHSSSVICVHSRPETHTLLTAGSEGIVREWNLAFGNLLRQLDIDEDLQQLQFIDNTTFFCQTTHTFSLHHLPYFYSLFNVCGSAPQQVQRVCCGHNWTRILCATKDGLLRFLSPVTGDLLVITWPLLVMDQAVAWAYDPDREELFVATDSSEVLVFDATRSPCTAKYLVCTSVNPGDRVRCLAYGQSCLGKGLGGLMFCGHESGIVRILSHYSCARTETTVHSGAVLVLSTLEGPQENSLLCSYGTDNVIHLTEAVLQNKVILQPVSKILCSCPLKHVILLPGSVGAITENHCWHLWHYQDFLTSSESKQSSMLKETKCLHECAISSFDVCLSLKLFVTGGIDGSVRIWDFHGRLITELDSALHFGPLCFANNRGDLLLTFNQSLYLVSCLKLLHPAQLIHLTILNIADEIQEVPKLFLPSFFFSFETVFLPKFVYLGQGLQELQGLEALVNKRVIAFDNTVPHVVEEERFMSSVITEGPKLHFLEDKDVDFSTLDPKHNRPLHVVPAQLRLAGWDGLNPYHILQCFFGHGRQWPFAPDGYIPNSVIRARLWPEGTPIFLRCDMYPSYQDKDWDMTELSPRTLVKEKISMSKRENKPKQWKRTFLDVLVSMRNQNWMVRNLDEGRINNLIEAILNLTICCSVEQYKKYIHVLAQIFATYQVSAKLRSEAACRLLEDTTYYNPWIRELAWEGLERLGLMSHLFAIPLAMGLMDSDENVRTKALYLMIRVTGIQTKTMLVGLLKKQDTLQEMQQQFIGEASLDQLLGIQAKDIQFLLTHVERRLNENLTLSSRDQPVTFSLDISRGGELEALAEETLIPLSEPERITKPRKRMTRVQARSRNLSMYGVICGTPYPMGNWCPPQGTKRQSL, from the exons ATGTCTGTAAAGAGCTGGAATAACACAAGGATGTCATCTTCACCCAGACTTATTCCTAAGTGGGAGGACTTGAAACTCCTCATAAATAATATCCAGAAGGATATAAAG GCTGATGGAAAACCAAAGAATGATGTGGTCGTACTGAGTGACTGGCCTGAGACTCTATACCAGGAGCCTCACCATCCCCAGAGCAAGCCTTTCATCTGCTTCTACTCCATGAATGTCAACTATTTTGTCTCCTTAAACTGGGTGGAACCGAGTTCAAAACAAATGCAG GCAGTACTTTGGGTAcagaaaaaagatggagaaatggaaggaaagatacAGAAGATGAAGTTTCATGTGATGGATCAAGTGCCACCCATCAAAGCAATGGTCCACACAGGGTCCTACCATATGTTAATTGCTTACTGTGGCGACATGCGCCTGTGGCTCTTCGAAGATCACCATCGAGCATTCACATCTCTGGGTACAGTGCCCTGTCGTTTCTCCATCAGCTGCCTCTGCTACGACTCAGAAACTGAGATGCTGCTCTCTGGTACCTTAGGGGCCGTGGTTACCTGGTTTATCTTACCAAATGGCCAGGGGCTCCAGATGGCACAAACAGTGCCCATGCCTGGCCGGGAGCTTGTGCAGGGCTTTTCCCTGAATGGCCCCCAGGGCTCCCTCCTGGCTCTTTGTGAGAATAAGGTGAGGGTCTTCACTCACCAGGGTCAGGGCTGGCTGGAAGAGGTAAAGAAGTTCACTCCCGTAGCCAGTggctcctccatcacctgctcaTTCACTTGTGTCTCTCAGGGCTATTTCTATGCTGGAAACAGGGACGGAGAGATCCATGCTTGGGGTCTAGACCGGGGTAACTTCCTCCACAGTTTCCAGGCCCATTCCTCATCAGTGATATGTGTCCATAGCCGGCCAGAGACCCACACCTTACTAACAGCGGGCAGTGAGGGCATAGTGAGGGAATGGAATCTTGCCTTTGGAAACTTGCTGCGGCAGCTGGATATCGATGAGGATCTGCAGCAACTGCAGTTTATTGATAACACCACTTTTTTCTGCCAGACTACCCATACTTTCTCATTGCACCATCTGCCCTACTTTTATAGCCTCTTCAATGTCTGTGGTTCTGCTCCCCAGCAGGTGCAGCGGGTCTGCTGCGGCCATAATTGGACTCGAATCCTGTGTGCCACTAAGGATGGTTTGCTGCGCTTCTTGTCTCCAGTAACAGGAGATCTCCTGGTTATCACCTGGCCTCTACTTGTCATGGATCAGGCTGTGGCTTGGGCCTATGACCCAGACAGAGAGGAGCTCTTTGTGGCAACAGACAGTTCAGAGGTGCTGGTGTTTGATGCAACACGCTCTCCTTGCACAGCCAAGTATCTTGTGTGCACTTCTGTAAACCCTGGGGATAGAGTAAGATGCCTGGCCTATGGGCAGTCCTGTTTGGGCAAGGGCCTAGGAGGATTGATGTTCTGTGGGCATGAGAGTGGCATTGTGAGAATCCTCTCCCACTATAGCTGTGCCCGAACAGAGACGACTGTTCACTCTGGGGCTGTATTGGTGTTGTCTACCCTGGAAGGTCCCCAGGAGAACTCCTTGCTCTGTTCCTATGGCACGGATAACGTCATCCACCTGACAGAAGCTGTGCTTCAGAACAAGGTAATCCTGCAGCCTGTCAGCAAAATTCTCTGTAGCTGTCCCCTAAAACATGTGATACTCTTGCCGGGTTCTGTTGGGGCGATCACTGAGAATCACTGCTGGCATCTCTGGCACTACCAAGATTTTCTGACATCTTCAGAATCAAAACAAAGCTCTATGTTGAAAGAGACAAAATGCCTGCATGAGTGTGCCATCAGTTCATTTGATGTCTGCCTTTCCTTGAAACTTTTTGTCACGGGGGGCATTGATGGCTCAGTCCGGATCTGGGACTTCCATGGTAGACTCATAACTGAGTTGGACTCAGCATTGCATTTTGGCCCACTCTGCTTTGCCAATAATCGGGGTGATCTGCTTTTGACTTTCAACCAGAGCCTTTACCTGGTATCCTGCTTAAAATTGCTCCATCCAGCTCAGCTGATTCACCTCACTATCCTAAACATTGCTGATGAAATACAAGAAGTCCCTAAACTGTTCCTGCCtagcttcttcttttcttttgaaacaGTATTTTTACCCAAATTTGTCTACCTTGGACAAGGGCTGCAGGAATTACAGGGACTAGAGGCCCTTGTTAACAAGCGAGTCATTGCCTTCGACAATACTGTGCCCCATGTTGTAGAGGAAGAAAGATTTATGTCCTCTGTGATTACAGAGGGACCCAAACTGCATTTTTTGGAGGATAAGGATGTTGATTTTTCTACTCTTGACCCCAAACATAATCGTCCCCTACATGTGGTTCCTGCTCAGTTACGGCTGGCTGGCTGGGATGGATTGAACCCCTACCATATATTACAGTGCTTCTTTGGTCATGGACGGCAATGGCCCTTTGCTCCTGATGGCTACATCCCCAACTCAGTGATCCGTGCCCGCCTTTGGCCTGAGGGTACCCCAATCTTCCTACGCTGTGATATGTACCCATCCTACCAAGATAAGGACTGGGACATGACTGAACTGTCACCTAGGACTCTAGTAAAAGAGAAAATCTCAATGAGTAAACGGGAGAATAAACCCAAGCAGTGGAAACGAACTTTCTTAGATGTTCTTGTAAGCATGAGAAACCAAAATTGGATGGTAAGAAACTTAGATGAAGGACGTATAAATAATTTAATCGAGGCCATCCTCAACCTCACAATTTGCTGTTCTGTAGAGCAATACAAGAAATATATTCATGTCTTGGCACAAATTTTTGCCACTTATCAAGTGTCTGCAAAGTTGCGCTCTGAGGCTGCCTGTCGCCTCCTTGAAGATACAACCTATTACAATCCATGGATCCGTGAGCTAGCCTGGGAGGGGCTAGAAAGGCTAGGCCTCATGAGCCATCTCTTTGCTATTCCCCTGGCTATGGGATTGATGGACAGTGATGAAAATGTGCGGACTAAGGCCTTATACCTTATGATAAGAGTCACAGGCATCCAAACTAAGACCATGCTGGTAGGCCTGCTCAAGAAACAAGACACTCTCCAGGAAATGCA GCAGCAATTTATTGGAGAAGCCTCTCTGGACCAGCTTCTGGGGATTCAAGCTAAAGATATCCAGTTCCTCCTTACTCACGTGGAGCGGCGGTTAAATGAAAACCTGACCTTGTCAAGTAGAGACCAACCAGTTACTTTTTCTTTAGATATATCAAGGGGTGGTGAACTTGAGGCCCTTGCCGAAGAAACACTCATACCTTTGTCAGAACCTGAAAGGATCACTAAGCCGAGGAAGAGAATGACACGTGTTCAAGCAAGGAGCAGAAATCTTAGTATGTATGGGGTAATATGTGGCACTCCATACCCCATGGGTAATTGGTGCCCACCTCAGGGCACCAAAAGGCAGAGTCTATAA